One Phaseolus vulgaris cultivar G19833 chromosome 11, P. vulgaris v2.0, whole genome shotgun sequence genomic window carries:
- the LOC137835583 gene encoding filament-like plant protein 1: protein MAEDLRSIITKAVKSSNKKLQDEISTLQEENHLIRIEAKKLSCNLMMAEIDHSRVEDAMSAELRVARKEASDLRQKLHLLAQEKIELESKLVPYRLKVANLEASMKADAAKVENLEKRSADREVLLGKVERERDDAVDELAKAREENEKIAAELA from the coding sequence atggcagaggacctccgcTCAATCATAACAAAGGCTGTGAAGAGCTCCAACAAAAAACTCCAGGACGAGATCTCCacactccaagaggagaatcacctgataaggatcgaggcgaAAAAGCTGTCTTGCAACCTGATGATGGCGGAGATTGAtcactcaagggtggaggacgccatgagtgcCGAGTTGAGGGttgcgcgcaaggaggcctccgatctgcgccagaagctgcacctcctagctcaagagaaaatcgagctggagagcaagttGGTTCCTTACAGGCttaaggtggccaacttggaggcatcgatgaaagcggatgcagccaaggtggagaaccttgagaagagatcggctgatcgggaggttctccttgGAAAGGTCGAGAGGGAGAGGGACGACGCCGTGGACGAGCTCGCCAAGGCTCGAGAGGAAAACGAGaagattgctgcagagctggcctaG